Proteins encoded within one genomic window of Flavobacterium gilvum:
- a CDS encoding porin family protein, which produces MNLNLTYKIMVRLFLGCFLFLSLFRGYSQEETFSIDTLHVKIDSLYREDQFYAGLNYNSLLKKPSGVSQEKISFGFSAGFLRDMPINKKRTFAIAPGIGFSFNNYLQNMTITGTSQNPVYGVMPSDLSYDKNRFEQFRVDVPIEFRWRDSTPQEFQFFRIYGGFKVSYLLYDKSVFDDGNVKTVIKGNKDFEDFLYGVYLSVGYSAFNLQVSYNLNSFFKSSAQIDSVPITMNALNIGVVFYIL; this is translated from the coding sequence GTGAATCTGAATTTAACATACAAAATAATGGTGCGCTTATTTCTTGGCTGTTTTCTTTTTTTGTCACTTTTTAGAGGGTATTCTCAAGAGGAGACATTTTCAATTGATACTTTGCATGTTAAGATTGATAGCCTTTACAGGGAAGATCAGTTTTATGCTGGACTTAACTATAATTCTCTTTTGAAAAAGCCAAGCGGTGTATCTCAGGAAAAAATATCTTTTGGTTTTTCTGCCGGATTCCTTAGAGATATGCCAATAAACAAAAAAAGAACTTTTGCGATAGCGCCAGGTATTGGATTTTCATTCAATAATTATCTCCAAAATATGACGATTACAGGAACCAGTCAAAATCCTGTTTATGGAGTAATGCCATCTGATTTAAGCTATGACAAAAACAGGTTTGAACAATTTCGGGTTGATGTTCCAATCGAATTCAGATGGCGTGATTCGACTCCACAGGAGTTTCAGTTTTTTAGAATATATGGAGGTTTTAAGGTAAGTTATTTGTTGTATGATAAATCGGTTTTTGATGATGGAAATGTAAAAACCGTCATTAAAGGCAATAAAGATTTTGAGGATTTTCTCTATGGTGTGTATCTTTCTGTTGGGTACAGCGCGTTTAATTTGCAGGTAAGTTATAATTTGAACTCTTTTTTTAAATCGTCTGCCCAAATCGATTCGGTACCAATTACAATGAATGCTTTGAATATAGGTGTTGTCTTTTATATTTTATAG
- a CDS encoding XylR family transcriptional regulator, which translates to MKNKLKIVVLMDTSRAYDRDLLMGITNFNKLHDKFTFFFLSPKYIGKSNLHQMQKRIIQWEPDGILTRELEGFKNLIRLNVPVILFPHTKLYKDFINVWGDHLAIGEMAANYLTSKGFKNFAFLGFKDFKWSLERQRGYETTLAKSGCTVNSYIYNNSVELWEQLPEKLVEWLDTLPKPCAIFSVTDELNIHLLEAAKNLQAKVPDDFSLLGVDNDVMLCEMASPTLSSIDQNGRQAGFLSAQTLCQWIESGEKPSSDIMVNQNTIITRNSTALAVEDEQVRTALYYIVNTATTNDISVDAVVRATTLSRRILEKRFRESINSTILEEIKKVRINRIKFLLTNSNLTLRQIAYELNFTSFENITRYFKQYTGMLPLEYRSRYKES; encoded by the coding sequence GTGAAAAATAAGCTGAAAATAGTAGTCTTAATGGATACTTCGAGAGCGTATGACAGAGACTTGTTGATGGGTATTACCAATTTCAACAAACTGCACGATAAGTTCACCTTTTTCTTCCTTTCTCCTAAATATATTGGAAAAAGCAATCTGCATCAAATGCAAAAAAGAATAATACAATGGGAACCTGATGGTATTTTGACCAGGGAATTGGAAGGCTTTAAAAATCTTATACGATTGAACGTTCCCGTTATCCTATTTCCCCATACCAAATTATACAAAGACTTTATCAATGTGTGGGGAGATCACCTAGCCATTGGAGAAATGGCAGCCAATTATCTGACTTCAAAAGGTTTTAAAAATTTTGCTTTCCTTGGATTCAAGGATTTTAAATGGTCACTGGAACGACAACGAGGATATGAAACAACACTTGCTAAATCAGGCTGTACAGTAAATAGTTACATCTATAACAATTCTGTTGAATTATGGGAACAACTTCCAGAAAAACTCGTGGAATGGCTGGATACATTGCCAAAACCGTGTGCAATTTTTTCGGTTACAGATGAATTAAATATTCATTTATTGGAAGCGGCAAAAAACCTGCAAGCCAAGGTGCCAGATGATTTTTCCCTACTTGGGGTTGACAACGATGTAATGTTATGTGAAATGGCTTCCCCAACGCTATCAAGTATAGATCAAAATGGCAGACAAGCAGGCTTCCTGTCTGCTCAGACATTGTGCCAATGGATAGAATCTGGAGAAAAACCCTCTTCCGATATTATGGTGAACCAAAATACCATCATAACAAGGAACTCAACTGCATTGGCGGTAGAGGATGAACAGGTACGTACCGCTTTATATTACATTGTCAATACCGCAACCACCAATGATATATCCGTAGATGCTGTTGTGCGTGCCACCACCCTGTCTCGCAGGATACTAGAAAAAAGATTTCGCGAAAGCATCAATAGTACAATACTCGAAGAAATAAAGAAAGTTCGTATCAATCGAATAAAATTTTTGTTGACAAATTCTAATCTAACCCTTAGGCAAATCGCCTACGAATTAAACTTTACAAGTTTTGAGAACATTACCCGGTACTTTAAGCAGTACACCGGCATGTTACCACTTGAGTATCGTTCGAGATATAAAGAATCCTAG